In Paraburkholderia youngii, the genomic stretch CTTCCGGTCCCCGCCGACATCGATGCCCGCGACGGTCGGCGGCGTCAAAGCAGCGCCACCACCCTCACATCGCCCTGCTCCGCCGACGCCACCACCTTCTCGCCGATCCGGCGGAACGTGATCGACACCGACGAATCCCCGACCCGCAGATCGCTGACCTCGAGCCAGTCGATACCTTCGGGAAGCATCGGCTGTTCGATCAGCACTTCGCGGCGCTCGGCGTCGATCGTGATGCCAAGACACGCCTCGAGCATCATGAACGGCGAACCGGCCGCCCATGCCTGCGGCAAACACGCGACCGGATAGGCCGTGGGCGGCTCGCCGCGGCGTCGCGGGAAGCCGCAGAACAGTTCCGGCAAGCGCATGTCGAAATTGACCGCGGCCTCGAACAGCGCCTGCAGCAGTTTCACGGCCGACCCCTTGGCGCCATAGCGCGACAGCCCGCGCGCGCATAGCGCGTTGTCATGCGGCCAAACCGAGCCGTTGTGATACGCCATCGGATTGAAGCGCGCCTGGCTCGCCGCCAGCGTGCGCACGCCCCAGCCGGTATGAAACAGCGTCGAGTCGAGCGCGCGCACCAACGCTTCGCCGCGCTCGCGCGTGGGCAGGCCGAACGCCAGCAGATGTCCCGCGTTCGATGCCATCACGCGACACAGCTCGCCATGACCGTCGAGCGCGATGCCGTAAAAGCCGACCTCGTCCATCCAGTACTTTTCTTCGACGCAGCGACGGATCTTCTTCGCGCGCTCCGCATACTGCGCGGCCGCGTCGCGCAGACCGCGCAGCTTCGCGAAGCGCGCCATCGTGTCGAACGCGGCGCTCGCATAGGCCTGCACTTCGACGAGCGCGATCGGGCCGTCGGGGAAGCGCCCGTCCGCATGAAACACCGAGTCGTGACTATCTTTCCAGCCCTGATTCGCGAGGCCGCCATCCGATTCGCGCTGGTAGTCGAGCAGTCCGTGCCGGTTCTTGTCGCATACGCCCGCGACCCACTGCGCCGCGCGCTCGAGCGCGGGCCACAATTCATCGATCAACGCGACGTCGCCAGTGCGGGCCGCGTAGGCGCCGGCCAGCACGATGAACAGCGGCGTAGTGTCGACACCGCCGTAGTACAGCGCGAACGGCACTTCGCCGGCCGCGGCCATTTCGCCCTTGCGCATCTCGTGCATGATCTTGCCCGGCGCGGCGTCGCGAAACGGCGAGTTCTCGCGCGCCTGATGCTCGGCGAGAAAGCGCAGCACGCCAGCCGCGAGATGCGGCTGCAGCCACAGCGTTTGCAGCGACGTGATCACCGCGTCGCGGCCGAACGGGGTCGAAAACCATGGGATGCCCGCGTACGGGTACGGGCCGGTCGCGAGATCCGTCGTCAGCAGTTC encodes the following:
- a CDS encoding amylo-alpha-1,6-glucosidase, with the translated sequence MKQQPEALGGLTHSGGVDHRDPEQDGVFIPTENLNVASATQHVLKSGDTFIVNDPLGDITGHDDGLFVNDTRVMSQLRLTFGGRAPSLLSGSVSSDNATFTAHLTNRPLPPLGGDSTPEGVIHVQRVRVLSGTVLNEAIELTNYGTRDATVPLSISFSSDFRDMFEVRGLKRDKQGRVQPARVENQQVLLGYVGLDDVARNVQIAFSPQPDKLFADRADYTVKLPAQACVSIYLSVAVHVVPMSSRPGADVSQPVHALSEAHMSQIDAERPRVGRAAVRAALVDAHLVMRERRRASARVRSSNPLFNAWIDRSFADLELLTTDLATGPYPYAGIPWFSTPFGRDAVITSLQTLWLQPHLAAGVLRFLAEHQARENSPFRDAAPGKIMHEMRKGEMAAAGEVPFALYYGGVDTTPLFIVLAGAYAARTGDVALIDELWPALERAAQWVAGVCDKNRHGLLDYQRESDGGLANQGWKDSHDSVFHADGRFPDGPIALVEVQAYASAAFDTMARFAKLRGLRDAAAQYAERAKKIRRCVEEKYWMDEVGFYGIALDGHGELCRVMASNAGHLLAFGLPTRERGEALVRALDSTLFHTGWGVRTLAASQARFNPMAYHNGSVWPHDNALCARGLSRYGAKGSAVKLLQALFEAAVNFDMRLPELFCGFPRRRGEPPTAYPVACLPQAWAAGSPFMMLEACLGITIDAERREVLIEQPMLPEGIDWLEVSDLRVGDSSVSITFRRIGEKVVASAEQGDVRVVALL